A region of Subtercola boreus DNA encodes the following proteins:
- the rpsA gene encoding 30S ribosomal protein S1 has protein sequence MTIVTTDRAPKQVAVNDIGSAEDFLAAVEKTLKFFNDGDLIEGTVVKIDRDEVLLDVGYKTEGVIPSRELSIKHDVDPTEVVQVGDLVEALVLQKEDKEGRLILSKKRAQYERAWGDVEKIKDADGVVTGSVIEVVKGGLIVDIGLRGFLPASLIELRRVRDLTPYLGQEIEAKILELDKNRNNVVLSRRALLEQTQSESRTTFLNNLQKGQVRKGVVSSIVNFGAFVDLGGVDGLVHVSELSWKHIEHASEVVEVGQEVTVEILEVDLERERVSLSLKATQEDPWQVFARTHAIGQVAPGKVTKLVPFGAFVRVAEGIEGLVHISELSGKHVELAEQVVSVGDDVFVKVIDIDLERRRISLSLKQANEGVDPEGTEFDPALYGMLTEYDDQGNYKYPEGFDPETNEWREGFETQREKWEQDYAAAQARWEAHKKQVATSNEETPLDAVSGTSAGSSFSSESTGAGTLADDETLAALREKLSSSNS, from the coding sequence ATGACAATCGTAACGACCGACAGGGCACCCAAGCAGGTCGCCGTCAACGACATCGGATCTGCTGAAGACTTTCTTGCCGCGGTCGAGAAGACACTGAAGTTCTTCAACGACGGAGACCTCATCGAAGGCACCGTTGTAAAGATTGACCGCGACGAGGTCCTCCTCGATGTCGGTTACAAGACCGAGGGCGTCATTCCCTCGCGCGAACTTTCCATCAAGCACGACGTTGATCCCACCGAGGTCGTCCAGGTCGGCGACCTGGTCGAGGCCCTCGTCCTCCAGAAGGAAGACAAAGAAGGCCGTCTGATCCTCTCCAAGAAGCGCGCACAGTACGAGCGTGCCTGGGGAGACGTCGAGAAGATCAAGGACGCCGACGGTGTTGTCACCGGTTCGGTCATCGAGGTCGTCAAGGGTGGCCTCATCGTCGACATCGGCCTCCGCGGCTTCCTGCCGGCATCGCTCATCGAGCTCCGCCGCGTTCGCGACCTCACGCCGTACCTCGGCCAGGAGATCGAAGCGAAGATCCTCGAGCTCGACAAGAACCGTAACAACGTCGTCCTGTCGCGCCGCGCCCTGCTCGAGCAGACGCAGAGCGAGAGCCGCACCACGTTCCTGAACAACCTCCAGAAGGGACAGGTCCGCAAGGGCGTCGTCTCGTCGATCGTCAACTTCGGTGCGTTCGTCGACCTGGGCGGCGTCGACGGTCTGGTCCACGTCTCCGAGCTCAGCTGGAAGCACATCGAGCACGCCTCAGAGGTCGTCGAGGTTGGCCAGGAGGTCACCGTCGAGATCCTCGAGGTCGACCTCGAGCGCGAGCGTGTCTCCCTGTCGCTCAAGGCGACGCAGGAAGACCCGTGGCAGGTCTTCGCCCGCACCCACGCCATCGGGCAGGTTGCTCCGGGCAAGGTCACGAAGCTGGTTCCCTTCGGCGCGTTCGTCCGCGTCGCAGAGGGTATCGAAGGCCTCGTGCACATCTCCGAGCTCTCGGGCAAGCACGTCGAACTCGCCGAGCAGGTTGTCTCGGTCGGTGACGACGTGTTCGTCAAGGTCATCGACATCGACCTCGAGCGTCGCCGCATCTCGCTGAGCCTCAAGCAGGCCAACGAGGGTGTCGACCCCGAGGGTACCGAGTTCGACCCGGCACTCTACGGAATGCTCACCGAGTACGACGACCAGGGCAACTACAAGTACCCCGAAGGCTTCGACCCGGAGACCAACGAGTGGCGCGAAGGCTTCGAGACCCAGCGCGAGAAGTGGGAGCAGGACTACGCTGCAGCCCAGGCTCGCTGGGAAGCCCACAAGAAGCAGGTTGCGACCTCCAACGAGGAGACCCCGCTCGACGCCGTCAGCGGCACCTCGGCAGGTTCGTCGTTCTCCAGCGAGTCAACCGGAGCCGGCACCCTCGCCGACGACGAGACCCTCGCGGCGCTTCGCGAGAAGCTGTCCTCCAGCAACTCCTAG
- the coaE gene encoding dephospho-CoA kinase produces the protein MHLVALTGGIASGKSTVAARLAEHGAVIVDADKLAREVVEPGTEALRQLSDTFGADLIRPDGSLDRPALGKRVFGQPAQLQKLNDITHPAVHRLGLERITAAGAADPEAIVVYDVPLLLEATRRPYDFEFVIVVSAEEETRVRRLIELRGMSEVDARSRIGSQATEAERLAVADTVIDSNGTLGETRAQVDALWETLKALPGTGARSAAASGTRPDRA, from the coding sequence GTGCACCTCGTAGCCCTCACCGGCGGCATCGCCTCCGGAAAGTCCACCGTCGCCGCCCGTCTCGCCGAACACGGGGCGGTCATCGTCGACGCCGACAAACTCGCCCGCGAGGTCGTCGAACCGGGAACGGAAGCGCTGCGGCAGCTCAGCGACACCTTCGGCGCCGACCTCATCCGGCCCGATGGCTCCCTCGACCGCCCTGCCCTCGGCAAGCGTGTCTTCGGCCAGCCCGCGCAGCTGCAGAAGTTGAACGACATCACACACCCGGCGGTGCACCGCCTGGGCCTCGAGCGCATCACCGCCGCCGGGGCGGCCGATCCGGAAGCCATCGTCGTCTACGACGTACCGCTTCTGCTCGAGGCGACCAGGCGGCCCTACGATTTCGAATTCGTCATCGTCGTGAGCGCCGAAGAGGAGACGCGCGTGCGGCGGCTCATCGAACTCCGCGGCATGTCCGAGGTGGATGCCCGCAGCCGGATCGGCTCGCAGGCCACCGAAGCCGAACGCCTGGCCGTCGCCGACACCGTCATCGATTCGAACGGCACTCTCGGCGAGACGCGCGCGCAGGTGGACGCTCTCTGGGAGACGCTGAAGGCTCTCCCCGGGACCGGCGCGCGGAGCGCGGCGGCATCCGGGACCCGGCCGGACCGGGCCTAG